In Aquimarina spinulae, a single window of DNA contains:
- a CDS encoding L-threonylcarbamoyladenylate synthase, translating to MSDQIIETQNAINTLKKGGIILYPTDTIWGIGCDATNAEAVDKVYALKKREESKSMICLVSDFKMLQQYIEEVPEVAYDILKYASKPTTIIYDRPLHVAENIIADDNTLGIRVVRDPFCGKLIRKLKRPIVSTSANISGMPAPKNLKEIPAAILEGVDYVVNLPLQKKGAKPSSIIKIGGDSTVKIIRK from the coding sequence ATGTCTGATCAAATCATAGAAACCCAAAATGCAATCAACACACTAAAAAAAGGAGGGATTATCCTCTATCCTACCGATACGATTTGGGGTATTGGTTGTGATGCTACTAATGCAGAAGCAGTTGATAAGGTATATGCCTTAAAAAAACGGGAAGAAAGCAAATCCATGATTTGTTTGGTTAGTGATTTTAAAATGCTGCAACAATACATAGAAGAAGTTCCTGAAGTAGCCTATGATATTCTAAAATATGCTTCAAAACCCACTACTATTATCTATGACAGACCTTTGCATGTTGCAGAAAATATTATTGCAGATGATAACACATTAGGTATTCGAGTGGTAAGAGATCCTTTTTGCGGAAAACTAATTAGGAAGCTTAAAAGACCTATCGTCTCAACTTCTGCTAACATTAGTGGTATGCCTGCTCCAAAAAACTTAAAAGAAATACCTGCTGCAATTTTGGAAGGCGTAGACTATGTCGTAAATTTGCCCCTACAAAAAAAAGGAGCTAAACCTTCTTCGATTATTAAAATAGGAGGAGATAGTACCGTAAAAATTATTAGGAAGTAA